One Solanum stenotomum isolate F172 unplaced genomic scaffold, ASM1918654v1 scaffold34849, whole genome shotgun sequence DNA window includes the following coding sequences:
- the LOC125852400 gene encoding uncharacterized protein LOC125852400 — MQDKKKAVPVKGPEVKRTRRDRGELEDIMFKLFERQPNWTLKQLVQETDQPAQFLKEILNELCVYNKRGTNQGTYELKPEYKKSVEDTGAE, encoded by the exons ATGCAGGATAAGAAGAAAGCAGTTCCTGTTAAGGGACCGGAAGTCAAGAGAACTAGAAGGGACCGTGGCGAACTGGAAGATATCATGTTCAAGCTTTTTGAAAGACAACCTAATTGGACTTTGAAGCAGTTAGTACAAGAGACAGATCAACCTGCG CAATTTTTGAAAGAGATACTGAATGAGCTTTGCGTGTACAATAAAAGAGGAACAAACCAAGGAACATATGAATTGAAGCCAGAGTATAAGAAATCGGTGGAGGATACAGGTGCCGAATGA